Sequence from the Carassius auratus strain Wakin chromosome 32, ASM336829v1, whole genome shotgun sequence genome:
ttttcacacaacaccgttgtaccactatacacatccatataacctttctagtacacataatattactgtacgactctatattgtaattctacataacacttctagtacaagtaacattactgtaccactatacctgtaaatgttcaactgtaacagcttttacataacttttaaccttgaagcttaactaatgactgctaatatccttacaatgtcttggattatgtgcactttagatgctgtgaagattacagatgggcataattacttttcaaaaaaataagtgaggagaccatcctgctacccaaccaagcacgatgtggtctcatgatcaatccaccccgactaaaaacactctactggtgcagaggaagcggggactgacaacagttaccattttatcactttctgtaacagcaacggataatctaatgctaatttccctggatggtgcattttaatgcagggtaaaatacacactagtcgaagttttttttagttacggagggcatacacacaagagccgactgactgtccaggaaaatttcatccaaaagtgtgtatgtgccaggggaagaaagctggatgaaatgccatataaattcaatgcattctgtcagacattttttgggggggagatgtttagtgttgagacagtcagtctatataatttaattaaacaatatttgttttttttctgtgaccattttgtcctactttgtaaaaataacacagttgagagaaataatgtagcaatgtggctttctggaaagcgggatcactacaggcggatggcaggagggtaacttaggccggtgacacactggctgcgtggcgtctctgctgcgtgctagaagcgtggtggctgcttcgcgttttctgtgtctttacacaccagaagcgtgcctgcacgcggcgcttggtgcgctgctgcggctgtaggtgacatagagggaggccgccaaaaaaccaggctcttgtcttctatcaacttttttttttttttttttttttttttacacacctactgataggacaccgtcaacagtattgacggcaaaatagagtatgtttgacaggtgcaatatttgacaatcgatcattattaatttattttttaaattacatttatatctgaatttatgtcaacctatagactttcaaatatccaaatgtcatgaattaatatgtatttgtgtacaaaatgacatataaacatattttcctagtatattttgcctggaaacgcttccaacatgcacgcgtgtcgcgtgaaaaataggcgtcggttctatttctagcatgcacgggttttccgcgcgtctcacgcaggcagtctgcaagatctaacctgttaacatgggagccgaattaaaaacagacacgccacgcattgtcaatgtgtcaatcatacatcaatttaaataaacattaacatacagtaataatcatgaaatattttgattgggactcgagtggactcgggcataagtccgattcctaatatgttcgagtccgagtcaataccgagtcaaaatgcacacgagtccatgacaagaccgagaccattaaaatacggtctcgagaccgagtccaagaccgagtccgagtctcgagtactcaacacggTTTCAtgggttattttttatttgtaagcgATAAGAGAATgtctaattctgtttttttttttgttgagaagtAGTAATTGAGAAGTAATTATTTCATTGCTTTTTTGGTTCTTTAAAATAACACTTGTTAAATCTGTGCTCATCAGACAAAGTACAGGATGAAGTGTAGTTCTGTCGAAGTTCGAACAAAGTTCATACGAAGTCTGAAAACATACACAACTAAGATTATTCAATAAACCCCTGATTATTTTAGATTATCATCACCGTCTTCTTTCAGGCTTATTAGAAACTTTCAGTAAATACAGTTTAGggcaccaaaaataaataaaataaaattttgttaaaTGATTTTGGATACTAGACAAAATGGATAgaaaggtgcatctcaaatttgaatgtcgtggaaaagttcatttatttcagtaattcaactcaaattgtgaaacttaaaTTCAATACAcactgactgaagtagtttaagtctttggttcttttaactgtgatgattttggctcacatttaacaaaaatctcaacaaatcagaatacttcataagaccaattaaaaaaaaattagtgaactgttggccttctggaaagtatgttcatttactgtacatgtactcaatacttggtaggggctccttttgctttaattactgcctcaattcagtgtggcctggaggtgatcagtttgtggcactgctgaggtggtatggaagcccagatttgacagtggccttccgctcatctgcattgtttgttcacttgtttctcattttcctcttgacaatagcccatagattctttctggggttcaggtctggtgagtttgctggctagtcaagcacaccaacaccatggtcatttaaccaacttttggtgcttttggcagtgtgggcaggtgccaaatcctgctggaaaattaaatcagcatcttcaaaaaagcTGGTcaacagaaggaagcatgaagtgctccaaaatttcttggtaaatgggtgcagtgactttgacattgcaccccaaatcatcacagactgttgAAATTAACACTGGctttcaagcaacttgggctataagcttctccacccttcctccggACTCTAAGATCTTggttttcaaataaaatacaaaacttgctctcatctgaaaaaatgactttggaccactgggcaacagtccagtccttcttctccttagcccagctctgacgttgtctgtggttcagaagtggcttaacaagaggaatgacaattgtagccaaattccttgacacgtctgtatgtcttgaccccagcctcagtccattgcttgtgaagttcactcaaattcttcaatcaattttgcttgacaatcatcATAACGcagcggttctctcagttggttgtgcatctttttcttccacactttttcctcccactcaactttctattaacatgcttggatacagcactctgtgaacagcaagtttctttggcaatgaatgtttgtggcttaccctccttgtgatgggtgtcaatgattgttttcttgacaaactgtcagatcagcggtcttccccatgattgcgTAGCCTATAGTgaaccaaacagaaaaaaaatctatacatttaattattaataattcccTGATATTTTCAGGTTTTCAATTACTGTGGAACTCATTTCATTTCCAATGAAACAGAGGAAGTCAAGAGAGACATGCTCTctctacattattattattattttttttatatttacctttTCCTGGGAAAAGATGACACGATTCTTTCCCAATCCCAACATTGTCCGAAATTTGTGTATGAAGTACTCCTTGAAGCAGGACCTAATAAACATATGTTTTTTGACGAGACTGCATCACAAAGTACAAATGACAAGTTGAAAAGATTAACGAATCGCCTACCTGAAAAATGCATTATTGACACGAATGATGAGCACAGAACTTTCCTCCTTACATTTCATACATGTCCTGTTAAGCCTGAAACATATGTTACACATAAAGAAGTTTATGCAATTTGTCAATAAGAACAAAAATGTGAATCACTGTGGTACTAGTATTATTTTAGTCACATGGTAATGTGCAAGCATATGGTTGTGAATCAGTATCACGCCGTGTATCGAAGTACcatcactttaccatggtaacttACACTATCCACATTAGGTTTGCAACAAAGTACTGTGTGGTGTGGgtacaattataaaattatttcgGCAGGGATGCTGGTGTAATTAGCATCATAtttgtccaaaaaaaattaaaaccaccaTGGTTCTTAAATAATTGTTGTCACGCAGCGGTTTTACAATTCCAACTCACGTCGGCACATGTATCTTCTCCTGCTTACACTCCAGACCATTATATTCCTCTTCAACTTGACACATGACCTGTTCAAAGTCACAAATTAAGCGCAAAGAGCAATAGGAAGCTTTTTATACAGCCCATTTAGGTGCGAACAATTCTTTCAATACATATCCAAGATAATCGTTTAACTGACACATACTGTGCAAAGATTGTTTTCACGTGTGTGTTTCCTGACTTCTTTGGATGACGTAATGTGATCACGCCCACATGTTTTCGGTGTTTGATTACTTCGTTATTTACGTTATTTTTGTGCTTAATTTTCACATCGTCTGccatttatgttttaatgttatcTGTTGTCTTAATGTATGgtgtttatttgtataattatgggtaaataaaatgtatacatgaaAAAAACTAACAGCAAAGTTATcacttttttaattgttttgttaatgatttgtgaaattatttattttgtgtttttacattaaaatgttatgcCATTCGTATGACATTTGTATATAATTCAAAGATAACaaagtattaaaatgtttaatgttattttagcGTATGCATCGTCTGACTTTAATGTCTATTAAAGAGTTAGCGTTTTCAGTCAAAATGAAATgttcaaaataattgtctcaCTATTTAATCACATAAAATTGTTATTAATTCGTATTTTTTCGTATTTGTATTGTCAACGTAACCTATTTGTTACATTCATCATGTTGACGCCATCTATCTATCGACGGTGGAATTGTGAATGCAACatctgggaaatgtagttctaTTTGACAGCCACTCTGGAAAATGATCGTTgcaaaaactacaactcccaTCATTTTGTTAGTCTAATCGGATGGAGACCGTTCCGTTAAAGCTACCATGTAATGTTTACTTCTTTGGAACAACGGCGTGTCGTCCTTGGTTAACACTGTTGGAGATCGCAGATGCGGTATCTAATGTCGTATAAATCACATTTTCCCTGCGAGACATTCGTTAAAACCACGGAATCCTATTTGCATCGGCAGTATTAGTGGTTCGTCCTGCGGTCCGTGTTCATGATGGCGATGTTCCGCAGTTTTGTgtctgctgctcagctcaggcagCATCAGCAGCAAAATGGGGCCGCAGCAGCCGCACCTGGGGAGAGCCTGGAGAGCCAGTTCTCCTGTCCCATCTGTCTGGAGGTGTACCACAAACCTGTCAGCATCGCAAGCTGCGCACATACGTGAGTATAGAAGCATTTCTTTCATTCCCATGTAGTATCTCTGTTGTCGAGGCAAAACATCAATTTTTTGAGTGGTCACTTTGGCATTCATGCATGTACACTTCATACAGAATGTGCGTTAACAGCCAAAATATTAAACGAtgtggagaaaaataataataattatcaccAATCCCATTGTTTTCGAGAATAGTAGATTAAATCCCACATAACCACACACGCTTTCAATATGAGTTTAATCAAAgtcactttttattttctattttctttaattaaataattttattgaaGATCAATTCTGTCACGTAATGTCACTTTGAAGATGAAAAACAGTGTGCATCCCTTTGTGCTTGCACGAATCCGACATCATGTAGCTTTGTCAGCCTTGGGACATAAAAAGGATGTCCGATATTGGCATCTGATCTGTTTGTGCATTTTACGAGCTTACAATTTTCTAAAACAtttcgagagaaaaaaaaataatatatatatatatatatatatatatatatatatatatatatatatatatatatatatatatatatatatatatatccgtaaATTGGGGGTTTTGAGTTTCGCTTCACATGTGTAGCCTACTGCGCAGCAGAGAACAAAGCGAGAAAGCTGCGAGCGATTTCGGTTCTTTTGCAAGAATCCTAAATAAGACTGAGTCAATCCGAACCGAGTTTATGTCATCGACTGATATTATGCACGCTTAAATTTATGTGCGTTGATTGGGATGACGGTTGGGTCTGTCATTAAAGTAGGCAGTAGTTGATATTCGGTTATTGTGTTTGTAAAAAGCATTTATCTCGGTTGAAGCGGGAAACTTCTGATGTTAAACTTGTTACTAACATGAGGAGTTAAAACAAAGCGTCCGTGTTTTTAAGAACCAGAAATAGGCTTACGTGACATTAAAACAATCACTAGCCCCCACCCtgaaatgaatcactgaatcggTCCCTGAAACAATTCATTCAGGCgaacgttcaaaagaaccgattc
This genomic interval carries:
- the LOC113051295 gene encoding cytoplasmic tRNA 2-thiolation protein 2-like, with the translated sequence MCQVEEEYNGLECKQEKIHVPTLNRTCMKCKEESSVLIIRVNNAFFRSCFKEYFIHKFRTMLGLGKNRVIFSQEKATQSWGRPLI